A window of Candidatus Nanopelagicales bacterium contains these coding sequences:
- a CDS encoding alpha/beta fold hydrolase has product MSTPPFVRLPVGVERVEIATRRGKLAGLRAETDGPSVILVPGFTGSKEDFIAVLEPLRDLGWSVLAIDQLGQFESTGPDDESAYSLDALSEDLAAVAERLDGPVHLVGHSLGGAVCRQATIARPELFASLTFLGTGPGPLPTSNHHMLNALLGTIPRLSLERIWQIKLKQDVAAGIPQPPPAILDFLHERWIRTNGWALSATARLLMELPDRTAELLHAARTADVRIMVAFGSGDTDAWPVHEQSEMAVRLDATCVEIPEAEHSPAAENPADTAAVLDRFWRNHPQ; this is encoded by the coding sequence GTGAGCACGCCTCCATTCGTCCGCCTGCCTGTCGGCGTCGAACGTGTCGAGATCGCGACCAGACGCGGCAAGCTTGCCGGCTTGCGCGCTGAGACGGACGGCCCGTCAGTCATCCTCGTTCCCGGCTTCACCGGTAGCAAGGAGGATTTCATCGCCGTGCTGGAGCCGCTGCGGGATCTTGGCTGGTCGGTTCTGGCCATCGATCAACTCGGGCAATTCGAAAGTACCGGGCCAGATGACGAGAGCGCCTACAGCTTGGACGCCCTGAGCGAGGATCTTGCCGCGGTAGCCGAGCGTCTCGACGGCCCTGTGCACTTGGTCGGCCATTCGCTTGGAGGCGCTGTGTGCCGACAGGCCACGATCGCCAGGCCGGAGCTGTTCGCGAGCCTGACGTTCCTCGGCACTGGACCCGGACCGCTGCCGACCAGCAATCACCACATGCTCAATGCTCTGCTCGGCACTATCCCCCGGCTGTCACTGGAGCGGATCTGGCAGATCAAGCTCAAGCAAGACGTGGCAGCGGGCATCCCCCAGCCACCCCCGGCCATCCTCGACTTCCTCCACGAACGCTGGATCCGAACGAACGGCTGGGCCCTGTCCGCGACGGCACGACTACTGATGGAACTGCCGGACCGCACCGCCGAGCTGCTGCACGCGGCTCGGACCGCGGATGTGCGCATCATGGTCGCGTTCGGGTCCGGGGATACCGACGCGTGGCCAGTGCACGAGCAGAGCGAAATGGCCGTGCGGCTGGACGCGACCTGTGTGGAGATCCCGGAAGCCGAGCACAGTCCAGCGGCGGAGAACCCGGCAGATACCGCTGCGGTGCTGGATAGGTTCTGGCGGAACCACCCCCAGTGA
- the otsB gene encoding trehalose-phosphatase, which produces MTIADDGDSAGLGAAVHKVAAEKGLLVCVDYDGTLAPIVDDPSQAVPLPDAAAVLARLAATAGTTVAVVSGRSRADLTALSGFADPIVLVGSHGSELDDSFDVTGAQRQLLRRLVAEVTEIAAGVPGASVEAKPASVAVHVRRCSRPDASRVISNVTAGPASLPGVQATPGKEVIELAVIDTDKGRALDILRESFAASRVMFIGDDVTDEKGFARLRDGDVGIKVGPGESKATYRLADPRDVLAMLEQLARDRAA; this is translated from the coding sequence GTGACGATCGCCGACGATGGGGATTCCGCGGGCTTGGGCGCCGCAGTCCACAAGGTCGCCGCCGAGAAAGGCCTGCTGGTGTGCGTTGACTACGACGGCACTCTCGCCCCGATAGTTGACGATCCGTCTCAGGCGGTCCCTCTACCCGATGCCGCCGCGGTCTTGGCGCGGTTGGCCGCTACCGCCGGGACAACCGTTGCTGTCGTGTCGGGACGATCCAGGGCCGACCTAACGGCGTTGTCAGGCTTCGCCGACCCGATTGTTCTGGTGGGTAGCCACGGAAGCGAGCTCGATGACTCGTTCGATGTCACGGGTGCTCAACGACAGCTGCTGCGGCGTCTCGTCGCGGAGGTCACTGAGATTGCGGCGGGTGTGCCAGGCGCGTCCGTCGAAGCCAAGCCAGCCAGCGTCGCGGTGCATGTGCGCCGGTGCTCGCGGCCCGACGCCAGCCGGGTGATTTCGAACGTGACGGCCGGGCCCGCTTCACTTCCGGGGGTCCAGGCGACTCCCGGCAAGGAAGTGATTGAGCTCGCGGTGATCGACACGGACAAGGGGCGGGCCCTGGACATCCTGCGGGAGTCCTTCGCCGCGAGTCGCGTCATGTTCATAGGGGATGACGTCACCGACGAGAAGGGGTTCGCCCGGCTGCGCGATGGCGATGTCGGGATCAAGGTCGGCCCTGGTGAGTCGAAGGCGACCTACCGGCTGGCGGACCCGCGGGACGTGCTGGCGATGCTGGAACAGCTCGCCAGAGACAGGGCAGCCTGA
- a CDS encoding magnesium transporter — MPPLDFGAEITKRPVLASFDEYAGAQKAVDTLSDNHFPVQHVAIVGVDLRLVESVLGRMSWARAAVGGMATFAWLGVLVGLFVSFFASQDMAPTQLVLLGLLYGAGFGIVFGLVSYAFTHGKRDFISRQALQAARYDVLCDTEQLPKARDILGLASAWPPAAQPGSGAVPGSGPVGERPNGGA, encoded by the coding sequence ATGCCGCCTCTTGACTTCGGTGCCGAGATCACGAAACGGCCTGTCCTGGCGTCGTTTGACGAGTACGCGGGCGCGCAGAAGGCAGTGGACACCCTCAGCGACAACCACTTTCCCGTTCAGCATGTCGCCATCGTTGGCGTTGACCTGCGCCTAGTGGAGTCGGTCCTCGGACGCATGTCCTGGGCCCGCGCCGCTGTGGGTGGCATGGCTACGTTCGCCTGGCTCGGGGTACTCGTTGGCCTGTTCGTCAGCTTCTTCGCATCTCAGGACATGGCGCCGACCCAGCTAGTGCTGCTCGGATTGCTGTACGGCGCCGGGTTCGGCATCGTGTTCGGCCTAGTGTCATACGCGTTCACGCACGGGAAGCGCGACTTCATCAGCCGCCAGGCTCTACAAGCCGCCCGCTATGACGTCTTGTGTGACACCGAACAGCTTCCGAAGGCCCGCGATATCCTCGGTCTCGCCAGCGCCTGGCCTCCTGCGGCCCAGCCCGGATCCGGTGCGGTGCCAGGGAGTGGTCCTGTCGGTGAGCGCCCGAATGGAGGCGCCTAG
- a CDS encoding ATP-binding protein, translating to MDFLLPLESDPQAAGHARQAVKHKLTEWGHTKCLDDALLVVSELVANAIRHGGSPVALHLMVRTPVVLIGVQDGSPTTPPTPRALTDTHTGGRGMHLISAVCKRWWWYQCEKTKIVWAEIPLAA from the coding sequence GTGGACTTCCTTCTGCCTTTGGAGAGCGACCCGCAAGCAGCGGGGCATGCGAGGCAAGCCGTCAAGCACAAGCTGACGGAATGGGGTCACACCAAATGTCTCGATGACGCGCTGCTTGTCGTATCCGAACTCGTGGCGAACGCCATCCGGCACGGGGGAAGTCCTGTAGCTCTGCACCTGATGGTGCGCACGCCAGTGGTGTTGATCGGCGTGCAGGACGGAAGCCCGACGACGCCCCCAACGCCTCGCGCCCTAACCGACACACACACTGGCGGGCGGGGCATGCACCTGATATCCGCTGTGTGCAAGCGCTGGTGGTGGTACCAGTGCGAGAAAACCAAGATCGTCTGGGCCGAGATCCCCCTAGCGGCGTGA
- a CDS encoding trehalose-6-phosphate synthase, whose protein sequence is MTEHLDWQRAVGPGLDRDNGRALVVVANRLPLEYDEDTGWRKAPGGLVTAMESVLRDRVSTWIGWSGRFEDRRTQETPPPPEGAGDMALDELLLTPSEFSAYYEGFSNGAIWPLYHDVIATPAYHRKQFEAYRRVNEKFARRAAQVAPRGAVVWVHDYQLQLVPMMLRLLRPDLKIGFFLHIPFPPPELFSQLPWRRTILEGLLGADLIGFQTNEGALNFMRLVRKFLALKTGGDRVVVDELSGTRIVRVDDFPIGIRVQDYADLAADPDVIERARQIRIDLGEPELLLLGIDRLDYTKGIDVRIQAVTELLLDGDLDPEKTVFLQVATPSREGVEEYRRMRDGIESLVSRANGDIGKLGVTPIHYLHQQMPRDELVAMYVAADVMLVTPLRDGMNLVAKEYVACREGDDGALVLSEFTGAAQQMPEAWLVNPYDIAGLKTSIVDAACSPAEESGRRMSALRHSVFEYDVARWAAEFLRRLEGDR, encoded by the coding sequence ATGACTGAGCATCTCGATTGGCAGCGTGCCGTTGGACCTGGACTTGACCGGGACAACGGCCGGGCGCTGGTCGTCGTGGCCAACCGCCTTCCGCTGGAATACGATGAGGATACGGGCTGGCGCAAGGCTCCCGGTGGCCTGGTCACGGCGATGGAATCTGTCCTGCGGGATCGGGTGTCGACTTGGATCGGGTGGAGTGGCCGCTTCGAGGACCGCAGGACCCAGGAAACGCCGCCGCCGCCCGAAGGTGCCGGGGATATGGCGCTTGACGAGTTGCTGTTGACCCCGTCCGAATTCAGTGCCTACTACGAGGGCTTCTCCAACGGGGCGATTTGGCCGCTGTACCACGACGTCATCGCCACTCCGGCCTACCACCGCAAGCAGTTCGAGGCGTATCGCAGGGTCAACGAGAAGTTCGCGCGCAGGGCCGCCCAGGTGGCGCCGCGCGGGGCGGTGGTGTGGGTCCATGACTACCAGCTGCAGCTGGTCCCGATGATGCTCAGGCTCCTTCGCCCGGACCTGAAGATCGGCTTCTTCCTTCACATCCCGTTCCCGCCGCCGGAGTTGTTCAGCCAGCTCCCATGGCGGCGCACGATCCTGGAGGGGCTCCTCGGCGCTGACCTGATCGGTTTCCAGACCAATGAGGGCGCGTTGAACTTCATGCGTCTGGTCCGCAAGTTCCTGGCGCTCAAGACCGGCGGCGACCGGGTTGTGGTCGATGAGTTGTCCGGCACGAGGATTGTGCGGGTCGACGACTTCCCGATCGGAATCCGAGTACAGGATTACGCGGACCTGGCTGCCGACCCGGACGTGATCGAGCGTGCCCGGCAGATCCGGATCGACCTCGGCGAACCGGAACTGCTGCTGCTTGGCATTGACCGCTTGGACTACACCAAGGGCATCGACGTACGGATCCAAGCAGTCACCGAGCTGTTGCTGGACGGCGACCTCGACCCGGAGAAGACGGTCTTTCTGCAGGTCGCCACTCCGAGCCGCGAGGGCGTGGAGGAGTACCGGCGGATGCGCGACGGGATCGAGTCGCTCGTCAGCCGCGCCAACGGTGACATCGGCAAACTCGGCGTCACTCCCATTCACTACCTTCATCAGCAGATGCCACGCGACGAGCTCGTGGCGATGTATGTCGCAGCGGACGTGATGCTCGTGACGCCGCTCAGGGACGGCATGAACCTGGTCGCGAAGGAGTACGTGGCTTGCCGCGAGGGTGACGATGGAGCCCTGGTACTGAGCGAGTTCACCGGTGCGGCGCAGCAGATGCCGGAGGCATGGCTGGTCAACCCGTATGACATCGCTGGCCTGAAGACCAGCATCGTGGATGCCGCTTGTTCGCCGGCGGAAGAGTCTGGTCGGCGGATGAGCGCCCTGCGTCACTCGGTGTTCGAATACGACGTCGCGCGATGGGCCGCGGAGTTCCTACGTCGACTCGAGGGCGATCGGTGA